In Pyxicephalus adspersus chromosome 12, UCB_Pads_2.0, whole genome shotgun sequence, a genomic segment contains:
- the LOC140341976 gene encoding uncharacterized protein — protein sequence MAAYHCCVPFCNSDARYNADKKISFHRIPAFHVEPQRHRAWLTRIRREPGPNFKVSSCTRVCSKHFLPTDFVKTLTGKRNLKPYSVPCIFQWTTNEQTEKQISTPKKNSGSAKNTLQPILPSQPPVQISKPPQPTEMTASILDHCYDLPPMTDKEMLHAAREEIARLQQRNAALEMNMFFLERFSTDPSLINFYTGFKDYSTLKVVFSTLTETEGSAEKWKQYQEEGNASFIKQSISEYETMPQIDQFFLFLCKVRQGFHDKDLAIRFNISQNRVTRIVLTWAHYLYLVLGEIPLWRSRETDCQDVPECFKASYPRARVTLHCAEIKVETSNTDNASSQIYYNHVSYKGLLGIAPHGAVIFISPLYSGCASIRDITNSSGILDLLEPADWVITDKDFAIQDLVESVGAFVVVPPIITAALPRECREATVMLSQPSADQNTMYILASSTEQGQETLVVTTSTGVEDAVVEVDQSMGEEVEVVTEEKVVEEVVTTSDHVIEISDDHVHDKMETKEASNAYKNKDIKGEPDIQEQVVTSTPNLEKDAEEPTGLGTDINSLARLRICINQDIDRVRQYRLFDNVLPFALAGITNHLWAVCAMLTNINGSLS from the exons GTATCCAGTTGCACCAGGGTATGTTCTAAACATTTTCTTCCTACGGATTTTGTGAAGACGTTAACGGGTAAAAGGAATCTTAAGCCCTATAGTGTGCCGTGCATATTCCAGTGGACAACAAATGAGCAAACTGAAAAGCAAATATCCACACCAAAAAAGAACTCTGG ATCTGCAAAGAACACCCTTCAACCTATTTTGCCTTCACAACCTCCAGTGCAGATAAGCAAGCCACCGCAACCAACAGAAATGACTGCGTCCATTCTGGACCATTGCTATGACCTGCCTCCAATGACAGACAAGGAAATGCTGCACGCAGCTCGTGAAGAGATAGCAAGGTTGCAACAACGTAATGCCGCCTTGGAGATGAACATGTTCTTCCTGGAGCGATTTTCCACAGACCCGAGTCTTATTAATTTTTACACTGGCTTTAAAGATTATTCAACTCTAAAAGTTGTGTTTTCAACGTTGACTGAAACAGAAGGTAGTGCAGAGAAATGGAAGCAATACCAAGAGGAAGGAAATGCAAGTTTTATCAAGCAGTCAATATCCGAATATGAAACCATGCCGCAGATCGAccagttctttttgtttttatgcaaagttCGGCAAGGGTTTCACGATAAAGATTTAGCCATTCGCTTTAACATATCACAAAACAGGGTTACCAGGATTGTCCTTACATGGGCTCACTATTTATACCTTGTCCTTGGAGAGATACCACTTTGGCGTAGCCGTGAAACTGATTGCCAAGATGTGCCCGAGTGCTTCAAAGCTTCTTACCCTCGTGCCCGGGTGACCTTGCATTGTGCTGAAATTAAAGTGGAGACAAGTAATACAGACAACGCAAGTTCCCAGATATACTACAACCACGTGTCTTACAAAGGCTTGCTAGGCATAGCGCCACATGGAGCTGTGATATTTATAAGCCCCTTGTATTCTGGCTGTGCATCAATAAGAGACATCACAAATTCATCGGGCATCTTGGATTTGTTAGAACCTGCCGACTGGGTCATCACGGATAAAGATTTTGCCATACAGGACTTGGTGGAATCAGTTGGAGCATTTGTGGTTGTCCCTCCAATTATAACGGCAGCCCTGCCTCGTGAGTGCCGTGAAGCTACGGTCATGCTAAGTCAACCTTCGGCAGATCAGAATACCATGTACATCCTGGCATCATCTACCGAGCAAGGTCAAGAAACTTTAGTAGTGACGACCTCCACGGGTGTAGAGGATGCAGTTGTGGAAGTAGACCAGTCAATGGGTGAGGAAGTAGAGGTTGTGACAGAAGAAAAAGTTGTGGAAGAAGTGGTGACAACGTCGGACCATGTAATTGAGATTTCAGATGACCATGTGCATGACAAAATGGAGACGAAGGAGGCCTCCAATGCATACAAGAATAAAGATATAAAAGGAGAACCTGACATTCAAGAACAGGTCGTCACTTCTACCCCGAATTTGGAAAAAGATGCTGAAGAACCCACGGGATTAGGCACGGATATAAATTCACTTGCTCGCCTAAGAATTTGCATCAATCAGGATATTGACAGGGTTCGTCAGTATCGCCTTTTTGATAATGTTCTACCATTTGCCTTGGCAGGCATAACTAATCATCTCTGGGCAGTGTGTGCTATGCTGACCAACATCAATGGGTCACTGAGCtga
- the PRPF39 gene encoding LOW QUALITY PROTEIN: pre-mRNA-processing factor 39 (The sequence of the model RefSeq protein was modified relative to this genomic sequence to represent the inferred CDS: substituted 2 bases at 2 genomic stop codons), giving the protein MQDSKPDPSLVTMDPGNNEGTSAEACQANEENKDILEVTAMEQSPEQDSVPDVEEAAEPPPKTEPEPPLPPEFDKYWKAVEANPEEFTTWTYLLHYIEQENHIYAARRVFDMFLAHYPYCYGYWKKYADLERRNNNILEADEVYRRGIQAIPLSVDLWIHYLQFLKETLDPTDPETCNTLRGTFEHSIMSAGLDFRSDKLWEMYISYETEQKNISGVTSIYSRLLSIPTQLYAQHFQRFKDHIQGNLPRDFLTSEKFVELRKELAEMSKQCGVRIDYPTGLEEITDPAKRTTEVENMRHRIIEVHQEIFSLNENEVHKRWTFEEGVTLPPFALPYRVXSSGSIKVLNGFKTRIILFTFCISFVLGEINSECLSFVXYAKYIERHSAEGARHVYTRACTIHLQRKPLAHLLWAAFEEQQGNIDDAKNILKSLEDRTENLAMVRLRRVNLERRSGNLNEAENLLAEAMKNAKSNNEFSFYAIKLSRHYSKIQKNIVKAKKVLTDAIQRDKENTKLYLNLINLEFSGDVKQNEANILSHFDKVIKSSMPIAARVTFSQRKVEFLEDFGSDINKLLTAYDDHQKLLKEQDNLKRKSENGLEQPDAKRLHTEDPSVLAAAPVAAAATGAVPSAYDYSNWYQYNYQNAGAWNYGQYYHPPST; this is encoded by the exons ATGCAGGATTCAAAGCCAGATCCCAGTTTGGTGACAATGGATCCAGGAAACAATGAAGGAACCTCAGCTGAGGCATGCCAGGCCAATGAGGAAAATAAAGATATTCTAGAAGTTACAGCAATGGAGCAGTCCCCAGAACAGGATTCTGTACCTGATGTGGAGGAAGCAGCAGAACCCCCTCCAAAAACAGAGCCAGAACCACCACTACCCCCAGAATTTGACAAGTACTGGAAGGCTGTGGAAGCCAATCCTGAAGAGTTTACAACATGGACCTATCTGCTGCATTATATTGAACAAGAG AATCACATCTACGCTGCACGAAGAGTGTTTGACATGTTTCTTGCTCATTATCCCTACTGTTATGGTTACTGGAAAAAGTATGCTGATCTAGAGAGACGAAATAACAACATCTTGGAAGCCGATGAG GTTTACCGGAGAGGTATCCAGGCTATCCCGTTAAGTGTTGATCTTTGGATACATTATCTCCAGTTCTTAAAAGAGACTTTAGATCCCACAGATCCAGAGACTTGCAACACTTTGAGAGG GACATTTGAGCATTCAATCATGTCTGCAGGCTTAGATTTTCGATCAGACAAGCTGTGGGAGATGTATATTTCTTATGAGactgaacagaaaaatataagTGGTGTCACATCCATTTACAGTCGATTGCTTAGTATTCCTACACAACTCTATGCTCAACATTTTCAGAG GTTTAAAGACCACATTCAAGGTAATCTCCCTAGAGATTTCCTAACGTCTGAAAAGTTTGTTGAACTGCGAAAAGAACTAGCTGAAATGAGCAAGCAATGTGGAGTAAGGATTGACTATCCGACTGGCCTGGAGGAGATAACTGACCCAGCGAAG cGCACAACAGAAGTGGAAAATATGCGACATAGAATTATTGAGGTGCATCAAGAAATTTTCAGCCTCAATGAAAATGAAGTCCATAAGAGGTGGACCTTTGAGGAAGGGGTAA CGTTGCCTCCCTTCGCCCTACCTTACAGAGTCTAGTCTAGTGGTTCAATAAAGGTGCTGAATGGGTTTAAAACAAGAATTATATTGTTCAcgttttgcatttcttttgttcTTGGTGAAATTAATAGTGAGTGTCTATCTTTTGTCTAGTATGCCAAGTATATAGAACGTCACAGTGCTGAGGGGGCACGACATGTTTACACCCGGGCCTGCACCATACACCTGCAAAGGAAGCCTTTGGCCCATTTACTGTGGGCTGCATTTGAGGAACAACAAG GTAACATTGATGATGCCAAGAATATTTTGAAATCGTTAGAAGACCGTACAGAAAATCTGGCAATGGTCCGTTTAAGACGAGTGAACCTTGAAAGGCGAAGTGGAAACCTAAACGAAGCAGAAAATCTGTTGGCAGAGGCCATGAAAAACGCTAAATCAAATAATGAATTTTCGTTTTATGCAATAAAGCTTTCCCGGCATTATTCCAAAATTCAGAAGAATATTGTAAAAGCGAAGAAAGTATTGACCGATGCCATTCAGAGAGATAAA GAAAACACCAAGCTATACCTCAATCTGATAAATTTAGAGTTTAGTGGAGATGTGAAACAAAATGAAGCCAACATCTTGTCCCATTTTGATAAAGTCATTAAAAGCTCAATGCCAATAGCTGCACGAGTTACATTTTCACAGAGGAAAGTGGAGTTCTTGGAGGACTTTGGATCCGATATTAACAA ATTGCTGACTGCCTATGATGACCACCAGAAACTGTTAAAGGAACAGGACAATCTAAAGAGGAAATCTGAAAATGG gTTAGAGCAGCCCGATGCTAAGAGGTTGCATACAGAAGATCCCTCAGTGTTGGCTGCTGCTCCAGTGGCTGCTGCAGCAACGGGAGCTGTGCCATCAGCGTATGACTATAGCAACTGGTACCAG tacaacTACCAGAACGCAGGTGCCTGGAACTATGGACAGTATTACCATCCTCCTTCTACCTGA